Proteins from one Podospora pseudoanserina strain CBS 124.78 chromosome 1, whole genome shotgun sequence genomic window:
- a CDS encoding hypothetical protein (COG:H; EggNog:ENOG503P0BA): MVYRLGCRVAPAEVGIFGWEINMNSEKLYMALSGGVQIFKGLISSSSPTLGRHTSNQLLFHHHSVNFVIMARPGILLRFSERRHRRGSSLNGHIKPADATSPVTTPTPRPVTREKSWKHRSLGSITSIFHGHSQAPQNVYEKPVEVIRQEEYPHMNNGTYLDHSGTTIYAASTVTRFSHKMLNNLYGNPHSENKPAKVSGDMVDEIRLKALRFLGADPEHFDLVFTANATAAIKLVADSFRDLAEQTRSGSFWYGYHRDAHTSLVGVREFTRNGEHHVFAHDQDVEAWLEHPGAYHRAIDRVSSLGLFAWPGQSNLTGRRLPLEWAGRVRRLREIQGTYTLLDAAALAMTCDMTRVFGDPSQAPDFTCVSFYKIFGFPDLGGLIVRKDSGHILTLRKYFGGGTVTMVKTLGGGPVWHISKGAEMTEEGGLHDGLEDGTLPFHSILALGEAIEVQRDLYGNMENVSRHVTGLVVRLYEGLRGLRHGNGGRW, translated from the exons ATGGTGTATCGTCTCGGCTGTCGTGTCGCCCCGGCAGAGGTGGGCATCTTCGGGTGGGAGATCAACATGAACTCGGAGAAACTTTACATGGCACTATCAGGGGGTGTACAAATATTTAAAGGGTTGatctcgtcctcgtcccccACACTAGGTCGGCACACGTCCAACCAACTTCTCTTTCACCATCATAGTGTGAATTTCGTCATTATGGCTCGTCCTGGTATTCTTTTGCGCTTTTCTGAGAGGAGGCACCGTAGGGGTTCGAGCCTCAACGGACATATCAAGCCGGCGGACGCCACCAGTCCAGTCACTACACCAACACCTAGACCAGTCACACGAGAAAAATCCTGGAAGCATCGGTCTTTAGGGTCTATCACAT CCATCTTCCATGGGCACAGCCAGGCGCCACAGAATGTCTATGAAAAGCCTGTTGAGGTTATCAGACAGGAGGAGTACCCTCACATGAACAATG GAACCTACCTCGACCACTCGGGCACAACCATCTACGCCGCCTCAACGGTGACCCGCTTCTCCCACAAAATGCTCAACAATCTCTACGGCAACCCCCATTCAGAAAACAAGCCGGCCAAAGTTTCAGGAGACATGGTCGACGAGATCCGCCTCAAGGCGTTGCGCTTCCTCGGCGCAGACCCGGAGCACTTTGACCTGGTCTTCACCGCCAACGCCACGGCCGCTATCAAGCTCGTGGCGGACTCGTTCCGGGATCTGGCCGAGCAGACGCGCTCCGGCTCTTTTTGGTATGGCTACCACAGGGATGCTCATACGTCTCTTGTTGGCGTGAGGGAGTTCACCCGCAACGGCGAGCACCACGTCTTTGCGCACGATCAGGATGTGGAAGCCTGGCTTGAGCACCCTGGGGCTTACCACAGGGCGATTGACAGGGTGAGCAGCCTGGGCTTGTTCGCCTGGCCGGGCCAGTCGAATTTGACGGGGAGGAGACTGCCGCTCGAGTGGGCTGGGCGGGTTAGGAGATTGAGGGAGATTCAGGGGACGTATACGCTACTAGATGCGGCCGCGCTGGCGATGACATGTGATATGACGCGGGTGTTTGGTGACCCGTCTCAAGCACCGGATTTCACTTGTGTGAGCTTTTACAAGATTTTTGGCTTTCCGGAtcttggggggttgattgtCAGGAAGGACTCGGGGCATATCTTGACGTTGAGGAAGtattttgggggagggacgGTTACCATGGTGAAGACGTTGGGTGGTGGACCGGTGTGGCATATTTCCAAGGGGGCGGAGATGACAGAGGAGGGCGGGTTGcatgatgggttggaggatgggacgTTGCCGTTTCATAGTATTTTGGCGCTGGGGGAGGCGATTGAGGTGCAGAGGGATTTGTATGGGAATATGGAGAATGTGTCGAGGCATGtgacggggttggtggtaAGGTTGTatgaggggttgaggggttTGAGgcatgggaatggggggaggtggtga